From Halotia branconii CENA392, the proteins below share one genomic window:
- a CDS encoding diflavin flavoprotein has translation MVALTQLNQVIPNPGRLTVETVEIAPQTTAIRCLDWDRERFDVEFGLRNGTTYNSFLIQGEKVALVDTSHRKFEQLYLEIITGLIDLNKIDYLIVSHTEPDHSGLIKDILQLAPSITVVGAKVAIKFLEDMVHQPFKSRLVKSGERLDLGNGHELEFISAPNLHWPDTIFTYDHKTTILYTCDVFGMHYCDDHTYDENFTVIEEDFAYYYECLMGPNARSVLAALKRIEKLAIKTVATGHGPLLQHHISEWIERYQNWSLEQTKTETLVALFYVEDYGYSENLVRAIAHGSAKTDVAIELVDLNSAEPQEVRELVTQAAGLVIGMPPQSSAVAQTALNTILAAAHNKQAIGLLESGGGEDEPVYPLRNKFQELGLTEAFPPILVKESPSKVTEQLCDEAGTDLGQWLNRDRTIKQIKSINNELEKSLGRISTGLYIITAKKGDVQSAMLASWVTQASLNPLGIAIAVAKDRAIESLMHVGDRFVLNVLEEGKYQGLMKHFLKRFAPGADRFAGVKTYPAATNESPILAEALAYMECEITSRMDCGDHWVVYSTVQTGRVAEVNALTAVHHRKIGNHY, from the coding sequence ATGGTCGCACTCACACAGCTTAATCAAGTTATACCTAACCCAGGACGTTTGACAGTTGAAACTGTAGAAATTGCTCCACAAACAACTGCTATTCGTTGCCTCGATTGGGATAGAGAACGTTTTGATGTTGAGTTTGGTTTACGGAATGGAACCACTTATAATTCTTTTTTAATTCAGGGTGAAAAAGTTGCCTTAGTTGATACTTCTCACCGCAAGTTTGAACAGTTATATCTGGAAATAATTACAGGATTAATTGATTTAAATAAGATAGACTACTTGATTGTTAGTCACACTGAACCAGACCATAGTGGTTTAATTAAAGACATTTTGCAATTAGCTCCTTCTATTACCGTTGTTGGTGCTAAGGTAGCTATAAAATTTTTAGAAGATATGGTTCACCAGCCTTTTAAATCAAGGCTGGTAAAAAGTGGAGAACGCCTAGATTTAGGCAACGGTCACGAATTAGAATTTATTTCTGCACCTAACTTACATTGGCCAGATACAATCTTCACCTATGACCATAAAACCACTATTCTTTACACCTGTGATGTGTTTGGAATGCATTACTGTGACGATCACACTTATGATGAGAATTTCACCGTAATAGAAGAAGATTTTGCATATTATTATGAGTGCCTAATGGGGCCGAATGCGCGGTCTGTGTTGGCAGCTTTAAAGCGGATTGAAAAATTAGCAATAAAAACAGTTGCGACAGGACATGGACCTTTATTACAACATCATATTTCCGAATGGATTGAACGCTATCAAAATTGGAGTTTAGAGCAAACTAAAACAGAGACATTAGTGGCTTTATTTTATGTTGAAGATTACGGTTATAGCGAGAATTTAGTCAGAGCGATCGCTCATGGTAGTGCAAAAACAGATGTAGCTATAGAATTAGTAGATCTTAATAGCGCCGAACCTCAAGAAGTCCGAGAATTAGTTACCCAAGCCGCTGGTTTAGTGATTGGGATGCCTCCTCAATCTTCAGCTGTAGCTCAAACTGCTTTAAATACTATCTTGGCTGCGGCTCACAATAAGCAAGCAATTGGTTTATTAGAGTCGGGAGGAGGAGAAGACGAACCTGTTTATCCCTTACGTAATAAATTTCAAGAACTAGGATTAACTGAAGCTTTTCCTCCTATTTTAGTTAAGGAATCTCCCAGCAAAGTTACAGAACAACTTTGTGATGAAGCGGGTACAGATTTAGGGCAATGGTTAAACCGCGATCGCACAATTAAACAAATCAAATCCATTAATAACGAATTAGAAAAATCCTTAGGGCGGATTAGCACAGGACTATATATTATTACCGCCAAAAAAGGAGACGTTCAAAGTGCAATGCTAGCTTCTTGGGTGACGCAAGCGAGTCTTAACCCCTTAGGAATAGCGATCGCAGTTGCCAAAGACAGAGCCATAGAATCATTAATGCACGTAGGCGATCGCTTTGTTTTAAATGTTTTAGAAGAAGGCAAATATCAAGGATTAATGAAACATTTCCTCAAGCGTTTTGCTCCTGGTGCAGACCGCTTTGCTGGAGTCAAAACATATCCTGCTGCCACCAACGAGTCTCCGATTTTAGCTGAAGCTTTGGCTTATATGGAGTGCGAAATCACTAGTCGCATGGACTGTGGCGATCATTGGGTAGTTTATAGCACTGTCCAAACCGGAAGAGTTGCCGAAGTAAATGCCCTAACCGCAGTCCATCACCGCAAAATTGGCAATCATTATTAA
- a CDS encoding phosphate-starvation-inducible PsiE family protein, protein MRNYTGNTSESMYEINRGRVVRTLEFIQDVIVICLCIGLFSFMVLQVRDMFLSLLPPLDFNAVTADILFLLILVELFRLLIIYLQEHRVSIGVAVEVSIVSALREVIVKGVLETSWSQVLATCAFLLVLGVLLILRVWLPPTFDGIDPEQAITKRYKNRVKSELVEANGQLGNRD, encoded by the coding sequence ATGCGTAATTATACTGGAAATACCTCAGAATCTATGTATGAAATAAACCGGGGGCGCGTCGTGCGAACCTTGGAATTTATTCAAGATGTGATTGTTATTTGTTTGTGTATCGGTTTATTTAGTTTCATGGTGCTTCAAGTGAGAGATATGTTTCTCTCCCTGCTGCCACCGCTGGATTTTAATGCTGTTACGGCCGATATTCTCTTTTTACTGATTTTAGTTGAGTTATTTCGACTGCTGATTATTTACCTCCAAGAACATCGAGTATCCATTGGAGTAGCTGTAGAAGTTTCAATCGTTTCCGCGTTGCGAGAAGTCATTGTTAAAGGTGTTCTAGAAACAAGTTGGAGTCAAGTTTTAGCAACTTGCGCCTTTTTATTAGTGCTAGGAGTACTATTAATCCTGCGAGTTTGGCTACCCCCCACCTTTGACGGCATTGATCCAGAACAGGCAATAACTAAGCGCTATAAAAATCGAGTCAAATCAGAACTAGTCGAAGCTAATGGGCAATTAGGTAATAGGGATTAG